Proteins encoded by one window of Amaranthus tricolor cultivar Red isolate AtriRed21 chromosome 4, ASM2621246v1, whole genome shotgun sequence:
- the LOC130809962 gene encoding uncharacterized protein LOC130809962 has product MFNQLLQTRNSAFLSTIREGDIQKAFFKCTKWQLEETLDPINCPYHYYCNSNYLGDYPSWVDNLVFVFITVTFLATTVLMVVGMIGRRKPTLLTRLKHLRRYFLPSGPIFLPVILVIMAKGHRINTTFPLSYNGPAIFQLVQVSALAFNTRTESDIKYVFLEASTISGIIHTALHLDSVILPYYTGLDALMLSKFSGECLSCVCRQQVLVVGGMLVYRGWSVTTALVVGTLILRIFSRLTENKGKTMLMKSIMETMSWILMTVECIYLLIIPPPVQTWTKAASFSGVTFLMCLQLIKRLSAFIVALCNGKQKDVGL; this is encoded by the coding sequence ATGTTTAACCAACTTCTGCAAACCAGAAATTCTGCATTTCTGTCAACAATAAGGGAAGGGGATATTCAGAAAGCCTTCTTCAAATGTACAAAATGGCAATTGGAGGAAACATTAGATCCAATCAACTGTCCGTACCACTACTACTGCAACAGCAACTATCTCGGAGATTACCCGTCTTGGGTCGATAATTTGGTGTTTGTCTTCATCACGGTTACATTCTTAGCAACTACAGTTCTAATGGTGGTGGGGATGATAGGAAGGAGAAAGCCAACTCTGCTGACTCGACTCAAGCACCTACGGAGATACTTTCTACCATCAGGTCCGATTTTCTTACCCGTCATCCTTGTTATCATGGCAAAGGGGCACAGGATAAACACCACGTTCCCTCTGTCATATAATGGTCCTGCAATTTTCCAATTAGTTCAGGTTTCGGCTCTTGCCTTCAACACTAGAACTGAAAGTGACATCAAGTACGTCTTCCTGGAGGCATCAACCATATCAGGAATTATACATACAGCATTACACTTAGACTCCGTAATCCTGCCTTACTACACAGGTCTAGATGCCCTAATGTTGTCCAAGTTCTCAGGTGAATGCTTGTCATGTGTCTGTAGGCAACAAGTTCTAGTCGTGGGAGGAATGTTGGTCTATAGGGGATGGTCGGTGACGACTGCTTTGGTAGTGGGTACTCTAATACTCAGGATTTTTTCCAGATTAACAGAAAACAAAGGTAAAACCATGTTGATGAAATCTATCATGGAAACTATGAGTTGGATCTTAATGACTGTAGAATGCATCTATCTACTAATCATTCCTCCACCTGTACAAACTTGGACAAAAGCAGCTAGTTTTAGTGGTGTTACATTTTTGATGTGCCTCCAACTCATAAAGCGGCTTAGTGCTTTTATTGTCGCTTTATGTAATGGAAAGCAGAAAGATGTAGGATTGTAG
- the LOC130809961 gene encoding uncharacterized protein LOC130809961 has product MGYKGKKREREGSNNNGGEEEEEPKTSTTTMKKKEQLLPSMIKNKQKRSEIHSKLKREKKLEKRKKHKARDAADKRAIELGEELPPRPVPKTIENTREADETVCKPDDEELFAELETDEFSAVLKGERVPKVLITTCRFNSTRGPEFIKELLQVIPNSSYRKRGTYDLKKIITYANKKDFTSLIVVHTNRREPDALLIIGLPDGPTAHFKLSKLVLRKDIKNHGNPTTHWPELVLNNFTTRLGCRIGRMIQSIFPQNPEFRGRRVVTFHNQRDYIFFRHHRYVFEKKESKNTDSKDKKVTAPEKVIARLQECGPRFVLKLITLQHGTFDSKGGEFEWAHKPEMDTSRRRFFL; this is encoded by the exons ATGGGATACAAAGGAaagaagagagaaagagaaggttCCAACAACAATGgcggagaagaagaagaagaaccaaaAACTTCAACTACAACTATGAAGAAGAAGGAGCAATTACTACCTTCAATGAttaagaacaaacaaaaaaGGTCTGAAATTCATTCCAAACTTAAACGtgaaaaaaaacttgaaaagcGAAAGAAGCATAAAGCTCGCGATGCTGCTGATAAACGCGCTATTGAACTCGGCGAAGAG CTTCCGCCGAGGCCAGTTCCTAAGACTATTGAGAATACTAGAGAAGCTGATGAGACTGTTTGCAAGCCTGATGATGAAGAG TTGTTTGCAGAGTTGGAAACTGATGAATTCAGTGCAGTTTTGAAAGGTGAACGGGTTCCGAAAGTGTTGATCACCACTTGCCGCTTCAATTCCACT AGAGGTCCTGAATTTATCAAAGAATTACTTCAAGTGATCCCAAATTCGTCTTATCGTAAGAGAGGGACGTATGACTTGAAAAAG ATCATTACCTATGCAAATAAAAAGGATTTCACATCTTTGATTGTTGTGCATACAAATAGAAGAGAACCAG ATGCTCTCTTAATTATTGGCTTGCCTGATGGACCAACTGCACATTTTAAGCTTTCCAAACTTGTTCTGCGAAAGGACATTAAG AACCATGGTAACCCAACCACTCATTGGCCTGAGCTAGTTCTAAATAACTTCACAACGAGGCTTGGTTGTCGTATTGGAAG AATGATTCAATCTATCTTTCCCCAAAATCCAGAATTTCGTGGTCGTCGGGTTGTTACTTTTCATAATCAACGAGATTATATTTTCTTTCGCCATCATAG GTATGtctttgaaaaaaaagaaagcaaGAATACAGACTCAAAAGACAAGAAAGTTACGGCTCCAGAAAAAGTCATTGCCCGTCTTCAG GAATGTGGCCCTCGGTTTGTATTGAAATTGATTACTCTCCAGCATGGAACATTTGATTCTAAAGGTGGTGAATTTGAATGGGCACATAAG CCGGAAATGGACACCAGTCGGAGAAGATTTTTCTTGTGA
- the LOC130809963 gene encoding WAT1-related protein At3g30340-like, with protein sequence MMAGFQKWKPVVVILSLYFVMACLNLLFKKILDEGMSQLVIVTYRLATGAVFLMPVAYFFERKRGVNVQLSRSILCHLFLSALIGATLAQYLVLLGIQCTSAAFASAFINLTPVFTFLIALLIRQESVNLRSTGGKAKVLGSLICTGGVLLLILYKGIPLNNAIHSEKSSNDGSNNSSITMIGDKHKWILGSVFLVLGNLSWSCWFLIQSRISKIYPYKYSSTALMSAIGAVQSAILCFSTNRKFSIWVLKGTLQIFTVLSAGLFGSGLCYVGMSWCVEQKGPVFTSAFSPSIPIFTAIMDVAIFHEQIYLGSVIGAILVICGLYILLWGKSRETSDNNSFNKPAEAAHCTGISTNAIDIPHATNSG encoded by the exons ATGATGGCAGGATTTCAAAAGTGGAAACCTGTTGTTGTAATACTTTCTCTTTACTTTGTGATGGCTTGTTTGAACCTTCTATTTAAGAAGATTCTTGATGAGGGAATGAGTCAATTAGTTATTGTCACATACCGACTAGCAACTGGTGCCGTTTTTTTGATGCCTGTGGCCTACTTCTTCGAAAG GAAAAGGGGTGTCAATGTCCAACTCTCAAGATCAATCTTGTGCCATCTTTTCCTCAGTGCCTTGATTGG CGCAACGCTCGCCCAATACCTCGTTCTTCTAGGGATTCAGTGCACATCAGCAGCTTTTGCAAGTGCCTTCATCAACCTGACTCCTGTTTTCACATTCCTTATAGCTTTACTTATAAG GCAGGAGAGTGTAAACTTGAGAAGCACAGGAGGGAAAGCCAAAGTATTAGGTTCACTTATTTGCACCGGTGGTGTGTTACTATTGATCTTGTACAAAGGAATTCCGCTTAACAATGCAATTCACTCGGAGAAATCATCGAACGATGGTAGTAATAACTCGAGCATTACTATGATTGGCGACAAACACAAATGGATCCTTGGATCGGTTTTCCTTGTGTTAGGCAATCTTAGCTGGTCGTGTTGGTTTCTGATACAATCAAGAATCAGCAAGATATACCCATATAAGTATTCGAGCACTGCGTTGATGTCTGCTATAGGTGCGGTTCAGTCAGCAATCTTATGTTTTTCGACCAACAGAAAATTTTCCATATGGGTTTTAAAAGGAACACTTCAGATCTTTACAGTGTTATCTGCA GGATTATTTGGCTCAGGACTGTGCTATGTTGGGATGTCATGGTGTGTTGAACAGAAAGGCCCGGTTTTTACATCAGCATTCAGCCCTTCCATACCGATTTTCACAGCAATTATGGATGTAGCTATCTTTCATGAACAGATTTACCTCGGAAG TGTAATAGGAGCAATCTTGGTTATTTGTGGTCTCTATATTCTTCTATGGGGTAAAAGCAGGGAGACATCTGATAACAACAGCTTCAACAAGCCTGCTGAGGCTGCACATTGCACTGGAATCTCTACTAATGCAATTGATATTCCTCATGCCACCAATTCAGGATGA